In the genome of Candidatus Bathyarchaeota archaeon, the window GTAGTCGGCCATTCTTCAGACCAAGCATCCAATCTATTTGCAAATATAATTACTGCGATAATTATAATTGAGAAGATCCTCGTTGTCCATGTGAGATTCTTCAAATGATTTCTATTGATTTCTTCTTTCATGTCCCTTTGAAAGCAAATTTATTAGATAAATATCTTACGTCAAATGAATTCGATCGAACAATTTGTTGATTACGAGCTTTTTTCTTCAGGTCTTAATGTCTCAGCTATATACTTTCTATTCTCGGACTCAATAACTTTTAAAAACACTGCCATTTTGCCATCCCTTTAATTAATTTTTTCATAGATTTGATTTAATCAATCTTTTTCTTATATTAATAAATTATATTCTTTTTTGTTTTTTAATTCTTTCAAATTCGATAAATTCAAGCATTTAAAAGTGGCTAAGATAGAACCTTCATATAAACCGATTTCATTTATCCCTATAAACCAATATAGGAAAACGAAAAATAGACACGAGAATTAGAACTGCAATGAAACGATTAGAAGAAGAGATTACAAAAATACTGAACAAAAGAAAGGTTGAATATATTGAAAACCACGAATTAATTCCATCAGCAGTTCTTATTCCGATGTTTAAAGATAGAGACGCTTATTCCTTACTATTTACAAAAAGACCAAGAACAATGAAACGCCACGCTGGCCAGATATCATTTCCAGGTGGAGTATACGAAAAAAGCGATAGAGATACTGAGAAGACAGCAATTCGTGAAACTTGTGAAGAACTTGGAGTAAATCAAAAGAATATCAAGATACTTGGTCGATTAGATGATTTAACTATACGTACTGGATATTTAGTAACTCCATTTGTGGGATTAATATATCCGCTTAATGATATGAATGTGAACAAAAATGAGATAGAAGAAATTATTACTATTCCAATAACCGATTTAATGAATATCTCTCCAAGGATTAGGATTAGAGAATCTACATATCCAACATATTATTATGATTATCGAAATCATGTCATTTGGGGGGCAACTGCAAGAATTTTAAAGAACTTTTTAGAAATCCTAAAAATGGATATGACCAAAGGAAATTAAAATAGAATTGCATTTAAGGAAGAATATTATAAAATAAGTTCAAACCTCAAAATCTAGAGGGCGGATAGTTCAGTTTGGTTAGAATTCTCGGCTTACACCCGAGAGGTCGGTGGTTCAAGTCCGCCTCCGCCCACTCAAAGAATTAAGCAACGAGCCATAGTCAAATAACAGTATTGTCACTGGTTTACTTCAAATTATATTATGAATTGGAGCAACATGCTATTGGATCTTGGAAAAGTAAGAGCAACAATTTTTGATCTCGATGAAACTTTGATAGATGCCATGGATGGACTTCCTGGCGCTCACATAGCAGTCGCAGAAGAAATAGAAGCATATCTAGAAAATGAAGGAATCAAAATAAATCATAAGATTCTTCTAAACAGAATTAGGGATTTAGATGATTCAATGAATTTAAAAGTTGAATATGATCGAGACAAATGGTGGCAAGAGTTACTTAATGAATTTGATATTAAAATAAAACTTGAGCAAGAATTCAAAAGGAGATTAACCAAAAAGTATTGGTTCACTTATGCAAGTCTTGTTGAACCTTATGAAGATACTGTTCCAACTTTGGAATATTTAAGAAAAAAGGGCTATTTACTTGGATTGATAACTGATACCGATGGAACACCTGGAATTAAAAAGACAAGACTTGAGAAATTATCAATCTATCCTATGTTCGACGCAATAGTTATTGCTGGGGAAGATACCGAGCATACCAAACCAAATTCAGAACCTTATTTAGAGATAGCCAGACAATTGAAGGTATCTCCTGAAAGATGTGTCTTTATCGGCGATAAACCTCATACAGATATTAAAGGTGCATTTAAAGCTGGAATGAAGGCTATTTTAATTCAAAGAAGAAATTGGGACACCAGTTTAGATAACACTCCGAATATTGTGATAGAGAATCTTGAGCAACTCAAATCTTTCTTGTAATGTGCACAATCAGTGTATGCTAAATTAGTTATATTATAAGTAGGTCTTTTGGAAAAGAAGTTAAAACCTCATAACCATCATCTGTTACCAATAATGTATCTTCAATTCTTATGCCAAATCTATTGTGAATATAAATTCCCGGCTCAATAGTGAAAGTCATTTTTTCCTCAATTACTGATTTGCTTTCTTTTGTTAAATACGGCTCTTCATGAATATCTAGACCAACTCCGTGTCCAGTTCCATGAATGAAATATCTTTCATATCCACATTCTTTGAACACATCTCTTGCAGCTTCGTCAATATCACTAGCTTTCATATTGGA includes:
- a CDS encoding CoA pyrophosphatase, which produces MKRLEEEITKILNKRKVEYIENHELIPSAVLIPMFKDRDAYSLLFTKRPRTMKRHAGQISFPGGVYEKSDRDTEKTAIRETCEELGVNQKNIKILGRLDDLTIRTGYLVTPFVGLIYPLNDMNVNKNEIEEIITIPITDLMNISPRIRIRESTYPTYYYDYRNHVIWGATARILKNFLEILKMDMTKGN
- a CDS encoding HAD family hydrolase, yielding MDLGKVRATIFDLDETLIDAMDGLPGAHIAVAEEIEAYLENEGIKINHKILLNRIRDLDDSMNLKVEYDRDKWWQELLNEFDIKIKLEQEFKRRLTKKYWFTYASLVEPYEDTVPTLEYLRKKGYLLGLITDTDGTPGIKKTRLEKLSIYPMFDAIVIAGEDTEHTKPNSEPYLEIARQLKVSPERCVFIGDKPHTDIKGAFKAGMKAILIQRRNWDTSLDNTPNIVIENLEQLKSFL